The genomic region CGATCTCCGCGCGAGCCGCCTTGAGAATGGCCTGGGCCTGCTCCTCTAGCTGCCGCACCTCCTCGGAGGCGTCCTTGACGCCGCCGAGCTCCGCGCGGATCTTGGCGTCCCGCTCGTCCATGAACTTGCCCAGCGGCGAGAAGTAGAGCTTGTCCAGCGCCACCATCAGCAGCAGGAACTCGATCGTGATCGCCGGGAGCGTCAGGTTGAAGTCGAACAGCGCAGCCTTCTCCATCTCCACGGCCAGCGCCGGGAGAGGCACGTAGgcgacggccgccgccgccgccgtcgcggcgAGCCCCGGGAGCTGCTTGAGGAAGGACCGTGGCTGCGGcctgggcggc from Triticum aestivum cultivar Chinese Spring chromosome 4A, IWGSC CS RefSeq v2.1, whole genome shotgun sequence harbors:
- the LOC123085474 gene encoding ATP synthase subunit b', chloroplastic is translated as MATAMMAAATTSCSPPRALLKPAASSSPAPPPRPQPRSFLKQLPGLAATAAAAAVAYVPLPALAVEMEKAALFDFNLTLPAITIEFLLLMVALDKLYFSPLGKFMDERDAKIRAELGGVKDASEEVRQLEEQAQAILKAARAEIAAALNKMKKETTTELEAKLDEGRRRVEAELVEALASLEGQKEEAIKALDAQIVSLSDEIVKKVLPSA